In Mus musculus strain C57BL/6J chromosome 14, GRCm38.p6 C57BL/6J, the following are encoded in one genomic region:
- the 2610042L04Rik gene encoding 2610042L04Rik protein isoform X4 encodes MELHSCGCGGGGGGRDRRGGGGGGERVGSQRAPCLCAPSVSGRGLAGWSRSTCAPCLDPRAQPGRNRKSSVLVSQHERLKLKPSQRCEMEQEQWLNVELFKTWRMGCWCTTIIPNTPVQKMGEETTQPMTSGKNELQDHLIFISEKALHKSILMGFGLMEIYSQE; translated from the exons ATGGAGCTGCACTCATGCGGCtgcggaggtggtggtggaggaagggaccggcgcggggggggggggggtggcgaacGCGTCGGAAGCCAGAGAGCGCCGTGTCTCTGCGCTCCGTCCGTCAGCGGGCGCGGGCTGGCAGGATGGAGCCGCAGCACGTGCGCCCCATGCTTGGATCCcagagcccagcctgggaggaaCCG AAAATCTTCAGTACTCGTCTCGCAACATGAACGTTTAAAGCTAAAACCTTCACAGAGATGTGAGATGGAGCAGGAGCAGTGGCTAAATGTTGAACTCTTCAAAACTTGGCGTAT GGGCTGCTGGTGTACCACCATCATCCCCAACACTCCTGTTCAGAAGATGGGTGAGGAAACCACTCAGCCGATGACCAGTGGGAAAAATGAGCTACAAGATCACCTGATCTTCATCAGTGAGAAAGCTTTGCACAAGAG TATACTGATGGGATTCGGTTTGATGGAAATATACTCtcaagaataa
- the 2610042L04Rik gene encoding 2610042L04Rik protein isoform X5, with protein sequence MELHSCGCGGGGGGRDRRGGGGGGERVGSQRAPCLCAPSVSGRGLAGWSRSTCAPCLDPRAQPGRNRKSSVLVSQHERLKLKPSQRCEMEQEQWLNVELFKTWRMGCWCTTIIPNTPVQKMGEETTQPMTSGKNELQDHLIFISEKALHKRVC encoded by the exons ATGGAGCTGCACTCATGCGGCtgcggaggtggtggtggaggaagggaccggcgcggggggggggggggtggcgaacGCGTCGGAAGCCAGAGAGCGCCGTGTCTCTGCGCTCCGTCCGTCAGCGGGCGCGGGCTGGCAGGATGGAGCCGCAGCACGTGCGCCCCATGCTTGGATCCcagagcccagcctgggaggaaCCG AAAATCTTCAGTACTCGTCTCGCAACATGAACGTTTAAAGCTAAAACCTTCACAGAGATGTGAGATGGAGCAGGAGCAGTGGCTAAATGTTGAACTCTTCAAAACTTGGCGTAT GGGCTGCTGGTGTACCACCATCATCCCCAACACTCCTGTTCAGAAGATGGGTGAGGAAACCACTCAGCCGATGACCAGTGGGAAAAATGAGCTACAAGATCACCTGATCTTCATCAGTGAGAAAGCTTTGCACAAGAG
- the 2610042L04Rik gene encoding 2610042L04Rik protein isoform X8: MELHSCGCGGGGGGRDRRGGGGGGERVGSQRAPCLCAPSVSGRGLAGWSRSTCAPCLDPRAQPGRNRKSSVLVSQHERLKLKPSQRCEMEQEQWLNVELFKTWRMGCWCTTIIPNTPVQKMGEETTQPMTSGKNELQDHLIFISEKALHKR, translated from the exons ATGGAGCTGCACTCATGCGGCtgcggaggtggtggtggaggaagggaccggcgcggggggggggggggtggcgaacGCGTCGGAAGCCAGAGAGCGCCGTGTCTCTGCGCTCCGTCCGTCAGCGGGCGCGGGCTGGCAGGATGGAGCCGCAGCACGTGCGCCCCATGCTTGGATCCcagagcccagcctgggaggaaCCG AAAATCTTCAGTACTCGTCTCGCAACATGAACGTTTAAAGCTAAAACCTTCACAGAGATGTGAGATGGAGCAGGAGCAGTGGCTAAATGTTGAACTCTTCAAAACTTGGCGTAT GGGCTGCTGGTGTACCACCATCATCCCCAACACTCCTGTTCAGAAGATGGGTGAGGAAACCACTCAGCCGATGACCAGTGGGAAAAATGAGCTACAAGATCACCTGATCTTCATCAGTGAGAAAGCTTTGCACAAGAG gtaa
- the 2610042L04Rik gene encoding 2610042L04Rik protein isoform X3: MELHSCGCGGGGGGRDRRGGGGGGERVGSQRAPCLCAPSVSGRGLAGWSRSTCAPCLDPRAQPGRNRKSSVLVSQHERLKLKPSQRCEMEQEQWLNVELFKTWRMGCWCTTIIPNTPVQKMGEETTQPMTSGKNELQDHLIFISEKALHKRIVWSKGYSTAEQKDLVMQKKNKQ; the protein is encoded by the exons ATGGAGCTGCACTCATGCGGCtgcggaggtggtggtggaggaagggaccggcgcggggggggggggggtggcgaacGCGTCGGAAGCCAGAGAGCGCCGTGTCTCTGCGCTCCGTCCGTCAGCGGGCGCGGGCTGGCAGGATGGAGCCGCAGCACGTGCGCCCCATGCTTGGATCCcagagcccagcctgggaggaaCCG AAAATCTTCAGTACTCGTCTCGCAACATGAACGTTTAAAGCTAAAACCTTCACAGAGATGTGAGATGGAGCAGGAGCAGTGGCTAAATGTTGAACTCTTCAAAACTTGGCGTAT GGGCTGCTGGTGTACCACCATCATCCCCAACACTCCTGTTCAGAAGATGGGTGAGGAAACCACTCAGCCGATGACCAGTGGGAAAAATGAGCTACAAGATCACCTGATCTTCATCAGTGAGAAAGCTTTGCACAAGAG GATAGTCTGGAGCAAAGGCTATAGTACTGCTGAGCAGAAGGACCTGGTCATGCAGAAGAAgaacaagcaataa
- the 2610042L04Rik gene encoding 2610042L04Rik protein isoform X7 — protein sequence MELHSCGCGGGGGGRDRRGGGGGGERVGSQRAPCLCAPSVSGRGLAGWSRSTCAPCLDPRAQPGRNRKSSVLVSQHERLKLKPSQRCEMEQEQWLNVELFKTWRMGCWCTTIIPNTPVQKMGEETTQPMTSGKNELQDHLIFISEKALHKR from the exons ATGGAGCTGCACTCATGCGGCtgcggaggtggtggtggaggaagggaccggcgcggggggggggggggtggcgaacGCGTCGGAAGCCAGAGAGCGCCGTGTCTCTGCGCTCCGTCCGTCAGCGGGCGCGGGCTGGCAGGATGGAGCCGCAGCACGTGCGCCCCATGCTTGGATCCcagagcccagcctgggaggaaCCG AAAATCTTCAGTACTCGTCTCGCAACATGAACGTTTAAAGCTAAAACCTTCACAGAGATGTGAGATGGAGCAGGAGCAGTGGCTAAATGTTGAACTCTTCAAAACTTGGCGTAT GGGCTGCTGGTGTACCACCATCATCCCCAACACTCCTGTTCAGAAGATGGGTGAGGAAACCACTCAGCCGATGACCAGTGGGAAAAATGAGCTACAAGATCACCTGATCTTCATCAGTGAGAAAGCTTTGCACAAGAG atga
- the 2610042L04Rik gene encoding 2610042L04Rik protein isoform X10, which translates to MELHSCGCGGGGGGRDRRGGGGGGERVGSQRAPCLCAPSVSGRGLAGWSRSTCAPCLDPRAQPGRNRKSSVLVSQHERLKLKPSQRCEMEQEQWLNVELFKTWHMGCWCTTIIPNTPVQKMGEETTQPMTSGKNELQDHLIFISEKALHKRVC; encoded by the exons ATGGAGCTGCACTCATGCGGCtgcggaggtggtggtggaggaagggaccggcgcggggggggggggggtggcgaacGCGTCGGAAGCCAGAGAGCGCCGTGTCTCTGCGCTCCGTCCGTCAGCGGGCGCGGGCTGGCAGGATGGAGCCGCAGCACGTGCGCCCCATGCTTGGATCCcagagcccagcctgggaggaaCCG AAAATCTTCAGTACTCGTCTCGCAACATGAACGTTTAAAGCTAAAACCTTCACAGAGATGTGAGATGGAGCAGGAGCAGTGGCTAAATGTTGAACTCTTCAAAACTTGGC ATAT GGGCTGCTGGTGTACCACCATCATCCCCAACACTCCTGTTCAGAAGATGGGTGAGGAAACCACTCAGCCGATGACCAGTGGGAAAAATGAGCTACAAGATCACCTGATCTTCATCAGTGAGAAAGCTTTGCACAAGAG
- the 2610042L04Rik gene encoding 2610042L04Rik protein isoform X1 — translation MELHSCGCGGGGGGRDRRGGGGGGERVGSQRAPCLCAPSVSGRGLAGWSRSTCAPCLDPRAQPGRNRKSSVLVSQHERLKLKPSQRCEMEQEQWLNVELFKTWRMGCWCTTIIPNTPVQKMGEETTQPMTSGKNELQDHLIFISEKALHKRYFSFCQTSWSISWVYGMAYNLFLLYFMVLGDCNSRVSLFPTFSP, via the exons ATGGAGCTGCACTCATGCGGCtgcggaggtggtggtggaggaagggaccggcgcggggggggggggggtggcgaacGCGTCGGAAGCCAGAGAGCGCCGTGTCTCTGCGCTCCGTCCGTCAGCGGGCGCGGGCTGGCAGGATGGAGCCGCAGCACGTGCGCCCCATGCTTGGATCCcagagcccagcctgggaggaaCCG AAAATCTTCAGTACTCGTCTCGCAACATGAACGTTTAAAGCTAAAACCTTCACAGAGATGTGAGATGGAGCAGGAGCAGTGGCTAAATGTTGAACTCTTCAAAACTTGGCGTAT GGGCTGCTGGTGTACCACCATCATCCCCAACACTCCTGTTCAGAAGATGGGTGAGGAAACCACTCAGCCGATGACCAGTGGGAAAAATGAGCTACAAGATCACCTGATCTTCATCAGTGAGAAAGCTTTGCACAAGAGGTATTTTTCATTCTGTCAAACATCATGGTCAATTTCTTGGGTCTATGGTATGGcctacaatttatttttattatattttatggtaCTGGGAGACTGTAACTCCAGGGTGTCACTGTTCCCAACCTTTTCTCCCTAA
- the 2610042L04Rik gene encoding 2610042L04Rik protein isoform X6 yields MELHSCGCGGGGGGRDRRGGGGGGERVGSQRAPCLCAPSVSGRGLAGWSRSTCAPCLDPRAQPGRNRKSSVLVSQHERLKLKPSQRCEMEQEQWLNVELFKTWRMGCWCTTIIPNTPVQKMGEETTQPMTSGKNELQDHLIFISEKALHKRT; encoded by the exons ATGGAGCTGCACTCATGCGGCtgcggaggtggtggtggaggaagggaccggcgcggggggggggggggtggcgaacGCGTCGGAAGCCAGAGAGCGCCGTGTCTCTGCGCTCCGTCCGTCAGCGGGCGCGGGCTGGCAGGATGGAGCCGCAGCACGTGCGCCCCATGCTTGGATCCcagagcccagcctgggaggaaCCG AAAATCTTCAGTACTCGTCTCGCAACATGAACGTTTAAAGCTAAAACCTTCACAGAGATGTGAGATGGAGCAGGAGCAGTGGCTAAATGTTGAACTCTTCAAAACTTGGCGTAT GGGCTGCTGGTGTACCACCATCATCCCCAACACTCCTGTTCAGAAGATGGGTGAGGAAACCACTCAGCCGATGACCAGTGGGAAAAATGAGCTACAAGATCACCTGATCTTCATCAGTGAGAAAGCTTTGCACAAGAG
- the 2610042L04Rik gene encoding 2610042L04Rik protein isoform X2: protein MELHSCGCGGGGGGRDRRGGGGGGERVGSQRAPCLCAPSVSGRGLAGWSRSTCAPCLDPRAQPGRNRKSSVLVSQHERLKLKPSQRCEMEQEQWLNVELFKTWHMGCWCTTIIPNTPVQKMGEETTQPMTSGKNELQDHLIFISEKALHKRYFSFCQTSWSISWVYGMAYNLFLLYFMVLGDCNSRVSLFPTFSP, encoded by the exons ATGGAGCTGCACTCATGCGGCtgcggaggtggtggtggaggaagggaccggcgcggggggggggggggtggcgaacGCGTCGGAAGCCAGAGAGCGCCGTGTCTCTGCGCTCCGTCCGTCAGCGGGCGCGGGCTGGCAGGATGGAGCCGCAGCACGTGCGCCCCATGCTTGGATCCcagagcccagcctgggaggaaCCG AAAATCTTCAGTACTCGTCTCGCAACATGAACGTTTAAAGCTAAAACCTTCACAGAGATGTGAGATGGAGCAGGAGCAGTGGCTAAATGTTGAACTCTTCAAAACTTGGC ATAT GGGCTGCTGGTGTACCACCATCATCCCCAACACTCCTGTTCAGAAGATGGGTGAGGAAACCACTCAGCCGATGACCAGTGGGAAAAATGAGCTACAAGATCACCTGATCTTCATCAGTGAGAAAGCTTTGCACAAGAGGTATTTTTCATTCTGTCAAACATCATGGTCAATTTCTTGGGTCTATGGTATGGcctacaatttatttttattatattttatggtaCTGGGAGACTGTAACTCCAGGGTGTCACTGTTCCCAACCTTTTCTCCCTAA